A genomic segment from Diospyros lotus cultivar Yz01 chromosome 5, ASM1463336v1, whole genome shotgun sequence encodes:
- the LOC127801842 gene encoding pentatricopeptide repeat-containing protein At1g62260, mitochondrial, whose translation MLRIKAAFSSFRWRPHRQLRHPSITSCIHKNPLRFTSTSATQNYRGPELHPLNKQITHLIRSGRLDDAKTLFDGMRERNTVSWNSMITGFVQRREMTKARKLFDEMPEKDVVTWNLMISGYLACRGRRYMEEARYLFEQMPERDFVSWNTMITGYARNGKMDEAFCLFNSMPKQNVVSWNALISGFLHNGDVRSAIEFFQRMPERDKASLSALISGLVHNGDLDKAASFLLENRKLDDGREDLLHAYNTLIAGYGQRGRVDDARRLFDQIPFCPDPGEAEGRRFEKNIVSWNSMIMCYVKARDIVSARELFDQMVERDTFSWNTMISGYINMSDMEEASQLFHEMPNPDILSWNSMISGYAQMGNLELAHDLFSRMPQKNVVSWNSMIAGYEKNQDREGATKLFMQMQDTGEKPDRHTLSSLLSVCAESVALQLGMQIHQQVIKLFIPDVPLNNSLITMYSRCGAIIQARDIFDEMKLQKDVISWNAMIGGYASHGFATDALELFELMKRLKVQPTYITFISVLNACACAGLVEEGRMHFKSMVSEFAIQPRVEHFASLVDIVGRNGQVEEAMALINCMPFEPDKAVWGALLGACRVHNNVDLARVAAEALMRLEPESSAPYVLLYNMYADVGRWDDATQVRMIMEKNKIRKKPGYSWVDSGM comes from the coding sequence ATGTTAAGAATCAAGGCCGCCTTTTCTTCCTTCAGATGGAGGCCTCACCGACAGCTGCGTCATCCTTCAATCACAAGCTGCATTCACAAAAATCCCTTGCGTTTCACGTCGACATCAGCAACCCAGAATTATCGCGGCCCGGAGCTGCATCCGCTGAACAAGCAGATCACCCATTTGATCCGAAGTGGCCGGCTCGATGACGCCAAGACACTTTTTGACGGTATGAGAGAACGGAATACGGTATCGTGGAACTCGATGATTACTGGTTTTGTTCAACGAAGAGAGATGACCAAGGCACGGAAACTGTTTGATGAAATGCCTGAGAAGGATGTTGTGACTTGGAATTTGATGATATCGGGATATTTGGCGTGCCGCGGGAGGAGATATATGGAGGAAGCGAGGTACTTGTTCGAGCAAATGCCGGAGAGAGATTTTGTTTCTTGGAATACAATGATTACTGGGTATGCTCGAAATGGGAAGATGGATGAAGCATTCTGCCTTTTCAATAGCATGCCTAAGCAGAATGTCGTTTCTTGGAATGCTTTGATATCAGGGTTTTTGCACAATGGTGATGTGAGAagtgcaattgaattttttcagAGAATGCCTGAGCGGGACAAGGCTTCTCTCAGTGCTCTTATATCTGGCCTGGTTCATAACGGAGACTTAGATAAAGCTGCTAGTTTTCTTCTTGAAAACCGGAAACTGGATGATGGTAGAGAAGATTTGCTTCATGCTTATAACACGTTAATTGCTGGGTATGGTCAAAGAGGACGAGTTGATGATGCACGGCGCCTTTTTGACCAAATCCCGTTTTGTCCTGATCCTGGAGAGGCAGAAGGTCGGaggtttgaaaaaaatattgtatcATGGAATTCTATGATCATGTGCTATGTCAAAGCAAGAGATATTGTTTCTGCAAGGGAACTATTTGATCAAATGGTGGAGCGAGATACTTTCTCATGGAACACCATGATCAGTGGCTACATTAACATGTCTGATATGGAAGAAGCTTCACAGCTGTTCCATGAAATGCCAAACCCTGATATACTATCGTGGAATTCAATGATCTCAGGTTATGCCCAAATGGGTAACTTGGAACTCGCTCATGATCTTTTCTCAAGGATGCCCCAAAAAAACGTAGTCTCGTGGAATTCCATGATAGCAGGGTATGAGAAAAATCAGGACCGTGAAGGAGCAACTAAGCTTTTCATGCAGATGCAAGATACAGGAGAGAAACCTGATCGACACACCTTGTCTTCACTTCTCAGTGTTTGTGCCGAGTCAGTGGCTCTGCAACTGGGTATGCAGATCCACCAACAGGTCATAAAGTTGTTTATTCCAGATGTTCCATTAAATAATTCCCTCATTACTATGTATTCGAGATGTGGGGCAATTATCCAGGCAAGGGATATTTTTGATGAGATGAAATTGCAGAAAGATGTGATTTCTTGGAATGCCATGATTGGAGGATATGCATCCCATGGTTTTGCTACAGATGCTTTAGAACTTTTTGAACTAATGAAGAGGCTTAAAGTTCAGCCAACTTATATTACATTTATCTCAGTTTTGAATGCATGTGCTTGCGCTGGCCTAGTGGAAGAAGGCCGGATGCATTTCAAATCCATGGTGAGTGAATTTGCTATCCAGCCAAGAGTGGAACATTTTGCCTCCCTCGTGGATATTGTGGGTCGGAATGGGCAGGTTGAAGAAGCTATGGCTCTGATCAACTGTATGCCATTTGAGCCAGATAAGGCTGTGTGGGGTGCATTATTGGGTGCTTGTAGGGTGCATAACAATGTAGACTTAGCCCGTGTTGCAGCTGAAGCTTTGATGAGACTTGAACCAGAAAGCTCAGCCCCCTACGTATTGCTATATAACATGTATGCTGATGTTGGACGGTGGGATGATGCCACTCAAGTGAGGATGataatggagaaaaataaaattagaaagaaaCCAGGGTACAGTTGGGTAGATTCTGGCATGTGA